The proteins below are encoded in one region of Odocoileus virginianus isolate 20LAN1187 ecotype Illinois chromosome 18, Ovbor_1.2, whole genome shotgun sequence:
- the LOC110147476 gene encoding LOW QUALITY PROTEIN: translation factor GUF1, mitochondrial-like (The sequence of the model RefSeq protein was modified relative to this genomic sequence to represent the inferred CDS: inserted 3 bases in 2 codons; substituted 1 base at 1 genomic stop codon), with protein sequence MPQLETTLQMEKLTGNVDACRNFSIVAHVDHGKSTLADRLLELTGAIDKTKNNKQVLDKLQVERERGITVKAQTASLFHNCEGKRYLLNLIDMPGHADFSYEVSRSLSACQGVLLVVDANEGIQAQTVANFFLAFEAQLSIIPVINXDLKNAYPERVEKQIEKVFDIPGDECIKISAKLGTNVESVLDAVIKRIPSPKAHCRNPLRALVFDSTFDQYKGVIANVALFDGVVSKGDKIVSTHTQKTYEVNEVGVLNPNEQPTHKLXVYPTDQSKYNNLKSAIEKLILNDSSVTVHWDSSLALGAGWRLGFLGLLHMEVFNQRLEQEYNASVILTTPTVPYKAVLSSAKLIKEYREKEITIINPAQFPDKSKVTEYLEPVVLGTIITPDEYTGKIMILCQAXRAVQKNMMFIDQNRVMLKYLFPLNEIVVDFYDSLKSLSSGYASFDYEDAGYQTAELVKMDILLNGNIVEELVTVVHKDKAYSVGKAICERLKDSLPRQVFEIAIQAALGSKIIARETVKAYRKNVLATCYGGDITQKMKLLKRQAEGKKKLRKVGNVEVPKDAFIKVLKTQTDK encoded by the exons atgccacaactagaaacaaccTTACAAATGGaaaagctcactg GGAATGTGGACGCTTGCAGAAATTTCAGTATCGTTGCACATGTGGATCATGGCAAAAGTACTTTAGCAGACAGGCTCCTGGAACTAACAGGGGCAattgataaaacaaaaaataataaacaagttCTTGATAAATTGCAAGTGGAACGAGAAAGAGGAATCACTGTTAAAGCACAGACGGCATCTCTCTTCCATAACTGTGAAGGAAAGAGGTATCTTTTAAATCTTATCGATATGCCAGGTCATGCTGATTTTAGTTATGAAGTATCCAGGTCACTCTCTGCTTGCCAAGGTGTTTTACTTGTGGTTGATGCAAATGAGGGTATTCAAGCCCAAACAGTAGCGAACTTCTTTCTTGCCTTTGAAGCACAGCTATCAATAATTCCAGTTATAA CTGATCTGAAGAATGCTTATCCTGAAAGGGttgaaaaacaaattgaaaaggtGTTTGATATTCCAGGTGATGAATGTATTAAGATTTCTGCTAAACTTGGAACAAATGTTGAAAGTGTTCTTGATGCAGTCATCAAAAGGATACCCTCTCCTAAAGCGCATTGCAGAAATCCCCTGAGAGCTTTGGTATTTGACTCCACCTTTGACCAGTATAAGGGTGTGATTGCCAATGTAGCATTATTTGATGGAGTGGTTTCCAAAGGAGATAAAATTGTATCTACACACACTCAAAAGACATATGAAGTTAATGAAGTAGGAGTCCTGAATCCTAATGAGCAGCCAACTCATAAACT AGTGTACCCTACAGACCAATCCAAATATAATAACCTGAAGAGTGCTATAGAAAAACTGATACTAAATGATTCCAGTGTGACGGTTCACTGGGATAGTAGCCTTGCTCTAGGTGCTGGCTGGAGGTTAGGATTTCTTGGACTTTTGCATATGGAAGTTTTCAACCAGCGACTAGAACAAGAATATAATGCTTCTGTTATTTTGACAACCCCTACTGTTCCATATAAGGCTGTTCTTTCATCAGCAAAATTGATAAAGgaatacagagaaaaggaaattacaatCATCAATCCTGCACAGTTCCCTGATAAGTCAAAAGTAACAGAATATTTGGAGCCAGTTGTTTTGGGCACCATTATCACACCAGATGAATATACTGGGAAAATAATGATACTTTGCCAGGCTTGAAGAGCAGTTCAGAAGAATATGATGTTTATTGATCAAAATAGAGTAATGCTTAAATATCTCTTCCCTTTGAATGAAATTGTGGTGGATTTTTATGATTCTTTGAAATCTCTGTCTTCAGGATATGCTAGTTTTGATTATGAAGATGCAGGCTACCAGACTGCAGAACTTGTAAAAATGGATATTCTACTGAATGGAAATATTGTAGAAGAGCTAGTAACTGTTGTACACAAAGATAAAGCATACTCTGTTGGCAAAGCCATATGTGAACGTCTGAAGGATTCTCTTCCTAGGCAGGTGTTTGAGATAGCAATTCAAGCTGCTCTTGGAAGTAAAATCATTGCAAGAGAAACTGTGAAAGCCTATAGGAAAAATGTTTTGGCAACATGTTATGGTGGTGATATTACCCAAAAAATGAAGCTTTTGAAGAgacaagcagaaggaaagaaaaaactcagGAAAGTTGGCAATGTTGAAGTTCCAAAAGATGCTTTTATAAAAGTTCTGAAAACACAAACTGATAAATAA